The following are from one region of the Georgenia sp. M64 genome:
- a CDS encoding Rne/Rng family ribonuclease, translating into MSENDSTTPAETAGAEATEAPKRRPRSRRVTAPAGAATTVEGATPEAGAPDETAAAPAAKKAPARRSRAKTPPVTTEGGSADPAGQEPAVDAPDAGSVTATEGEAPKKPRTRRASTRKTAEVAPPADAPVPAEAPVPTDAPVPAEAADRADAEPAPKKTRARRTTKKAAPAEVAADVPSEAGPGDQTAQPVESAPLAQTGSAPSAEGRTADATPGTAPQAGAAETAGAGPDVAEDGAAGAGKRPARRSRRATAPARSPEQKIDVLAELGLGGPAAPADEPVTEDEDEDAEVSVADETEDGGEATAPAAAGEPAEGPRLPAAALLFQAPDTSRARPRRRASAPAGAPVPATERTDTVTAEATTSESEPAAEEPRGRRRGGRRKPAEQPAAEQPTVQEELPEETVAAAEEPEETDGAEETGDEERGGRRRRRRGGRGRRNRGGQGESGGEDDEESAESTEDEPEEEPESGEDEGEEGGSSSRRRRRRRRSGRSGETEEPRPARDEVTALKGSTRLEAKRQRRREGREAGRRRPTLSEAEFLARREAVDRKMIVREKDGLNQIAVLEDGILVEHYVARHTQTSMVGNVYLGRVQNVLPSMEAAFVDLGKGRNAVLYAGEVNWDAAGMEGQPRRIEQALKSGDTVLVQVTKDPIGHKGARLTSQITLAGRHLVLVPSGAMTGISRKLPENERARLKKLLKEIVPEGAGVIVRTAAEGASEEQLRADVERLTKQWADIESKAKNAKAAPLLLKGEPELAVRVVRDVFNEDFESLVVSGGGAWETISGYVRDLSPDLAHRMHHWTSERDVFAEHRVDEQLAKAMDRKVWLPSGGSLVIDRTEAMTVVDVNTGKFTGSGGTLEETVTRNNLEAAEEIVRQLRLRDIGGIIVIDFIDMVLESNRDLVMRRLLECLGRDRTRHQVAEVTSLGLVQMTRKRVGQGLVEAFSTPCEACNGRGFVVHDAPVERSANGTAVEEAPPSARRRGGRKGSGGSQPEAAPEPKEQAEDPAAVAAREAVKATLATIAAAAASAHEHDHEHPRSESDSSGAGETVSTGSTGKEPELTALAIGEELAALRASAGASSDVDEARPERSAAAEISAASVAEPAEAAEPVVESTGVIGAPAPAAAVTPASPGEAAADEAPSAPAPRRARRSRRVVASGVVTPPSSTSEGQQQ; encoded by the coding sequence ATGAGCGAGAACGACAGCACCACCCCCGCCGAGACCGCCGGCGCCGAGGCCACCGAGGCCCCCAAGCGACGTCCCCGGTCCCGCCGCGTCACCGCCCCCGCCGGTGCCGCGACGACGGTGGAGGGGGCCACCCCTGAGGCGGGTGCGCCCGACGAGACCGCCGCGGCCCCCGCGGCGAAGAAGGCCCCCGCCCGGCGCAGCCGCGCCAAGACCCCGCCCGTCACCACCGAGGGCGGCAGCGCCGACCCGGCCGGGCAGGAGCCCGCCGTGGACGCCCCGGACGCCGGCTCGGTCACGGCCACGGAGGGCGAGGCGCCGAAGAAGCCCCGCACCCGCCGCGCGTCCACCCGCAAGACCGCGGAGGTCGCTCCTCCCGCCGACGCGCCGGTCCCCGCCGAGGCGCCGGTCCCCACCGACGCGCCGGTCCCCGCCGAGGCGGCCGACCGGGCCGACGCCGAGCCGGCGCCGAAGAAGACCCGCGCCCGCCGCACCACGAAGAAGGCGGCTCCCGCCGAGGTCGCTGCCGACGTTCCCAGCGAGGCGGGCCCCGGGGACCAGACCGCGCAGCCCGTTGAGTCGGCTCCGCTCGCGCAGACCGGGTCTGCACCCTCCGCCGAGGGCCGGACCGCCGACGCCACGCCCGGGACCGCACCCCAGGCCGGCGCCGCCGAGACGGCTGGGGCCGGTCCCGACGTGGCCGAGGACGGCGCGGCCGGGGCCGGCAAGCGCCCGGCCCGTCGGAGCCGCCGCGCCACCGCGCCCGCCCGCTCGCCGGAGCAGAAGATCGACGTCCTCGCCGAGCTTGGCCTCGGCGGGCCCGCCGCTCCCGCTGACGAGCCGGTGACGGAGGACGAGGACGAGGACGCCGAGGTCTCCGTCGCCGACGAGACCGAGGACGGTGGCGAGGCCACCGCTCCCGCGGCTGCTGGAGAGCCGGCCGAGGGGCCGCGACTGCCCGCGGCCGCCCTGCTGTTCCAGGCGCCCGACACCAGCCGCGCCCGGCCGCGCCGCCGGGCCTCCGCACCCGCGGGTGCACCGGTCCCGGCCACCGAGCGCACCGACACCGTGACCGCCGAGGCCACGACCTCCGAGTCGGAGCCGGCCGCCGAGGAGCCGCGCGGCCGTCGTCGTGGTGGCCGTCGCAAGCCGGCCGAGCAGCCGGCCGCGGAGCAGCCGACCGTTCAGGAGGAGCTGCCGGAGGAGACGGTCGCCGCCGCCGAGGAGCCCGAGGAGACCGACGGCGCCGAGGAGACCGGTGACGAGGAGCGCGGGGGACGCCGTCGCCGTCGCCGTGGCGGCCGTGGCCGTCGTAACCGTGGCGGCCAGGGCGAGAGCGGCGGCGAGGACGACGAGGAGTCGGCCGAGTCCACCGAGGACGAGCCCGAGGAGGAGCCCGAGTCCGGCGAGGACGAGGGCGAGGAGGGCGGCTCGAGCTCGCGTCGCCGTCGCCGGCGCCGCCGTTCGGGCCGGTCCGGGGAGACCGAGGAGCCCCGTCCCGCTCGGGACGAGGTCACCGCGCTCAAGGGCTCGACCCGTCTGGAGGCCAAGCGTCAGCGTCGCCGGGAGGGCCGTGAGGCCGGGCGGCGCCGACCCACGCTGAGCGAGGCCGAGTTCCTCGCCCGCCGCGAGGCGGTCGACCGCAAGATGATCGTGCGGGAGAAGGACGGTCTCAACCAGATCGCCGTGCTCGAGGACGGCATCCTCGTCGAGCACTACGTCGCCCGGCACACGCAGACCTCGATGGTGGGCAACGTCTACCTCGGCCGCGTGCAGAACGTGCTGCCGTCGATGGAGGCCGCGTTCGTCGACCTCGGCAAGGGCCGCAACGCCGTCCTCTACGCCGGCGAGGTCAACTGGGACGCCGCCGGGATGGAGGGCCAGCCCCGCCGCATCGAGCAGGCGCTGAAGTCCGGCGACACCGTGCTCGTCCAGGTCACGAAGGACCCCATCGGGCACAAGGGCGCGCGTCTGACCTCCCAGATCACCCTCGCGGGGCGCCACCTCGTGCTCGTGCCCTCCGGGGCGATGACGGGCATCTCCCGCAAGCTCCCCGAGAACGAGCGGGCGCGGCTGAAGAAGCTCCTCAAGGAGATCGTCCCCGAGGGGGCCGGCGTCATCGTGCGTACGGCGGCCGAGGGCGCCTCGGAGGAGCAGCTGCGCGCCGACGTCGAGCGACTCACCAAGCAGTGGGCCGACATCGAGTCCAAGGCCAAGAACGCCAAGGCCGCGCCGCTGCTGCTCAAGGGCGAGCCCGAGCTCGCCGTGCGGGTGGTCCGTGACGTCTTCAACGAGGACTTCGAGTCTCTGGTCGTCTCGGGTGGCGGGGCCTGGGAGACGATCTCCGGGTACGTCCGGGACCTCTCGCCGGACCTCGCGCACCGCATGCACCACTGGACGAGCGAGCGCGACGTCTTCGCCGAGCACCGCGTGGACGAGCAGCTGGCGAAGGCGATGGACCGCAAGGTCTGGCTGCCCTCCGGTGGCTCGCTGGTCATCGACCGCACCGAGGCCATGACCGTCGTCGACGTCAACACGGGCAAGTTCACCGGTTCGGGCGGCACGCTCGAGGAGACGGTCACCCGCAACAACCTCGAGGCCGCCGAGGAGATCGTCCGCCAGCTCCGGCTGCGCGACATCGGCGGGATCATCGTCATCGACTTCATCGACATGGTCCTCGAGTCCAACCGCGACCTCGTCATGCGCCGGCTCCTGGAGTGCCTGGGCCGGGACCGGACCCGTCACCAGGTCGCCGAGGTGACCTCGCTCGGCCTGGTCCAGATGACCCGCAAGCGGGTCGGTCAGGGCCTCGTCGAGGCCTTCTCCACCCCGTGCGAGGCCTGCAACGGCCGCGGGTTCGTCGTCCACGACGCCCCGGTCGAGCGCAGCGCCAACGGAACCGCGGTGGAGGAGGCGCCCCCGAGCGCACGTCGTCGTGGGGGCCGCAAGGGCAGTGGTGGCTCGCAGCCGGAGGCCGCACCCGAGCCGAAGGAGCAGGCGGAGGACCCGGCCGCCGTCGCTGCGCGCGAGGCCGTCAAGGCCACGCTCGCGACGATCGCCGCGGCCGCCGCCAGCGCGCACGAGCACGACCACGAGCACCCCAGGTCGGAGTCCGACAGCTCCGGCGCCGGTGAGACGGTCTCGACCGGCTCGACGGGCAAGGAGCCCGAGCTCACGGCCCTGGCCATCGGCGAGGAGCTCGCCGCGCTGCGGGCGTCCGCCGGTGCGTCGTCCGACGTGGATGAGGCCCGGCCGGAGCGGAGTGCTGCCGCCGAGATCTCTGCGGCCTCGGTCGCCGAGCCGGCGGAGGCCGCTGAGCCGGTCGTCGAGTCCACCGGCGTCATCGGGGCCCCGGCCCCGGCCGCGGCGGTCACGCCGGCGTCGCCCGGCGAGGCGGCAGCGGACGAGGCACCTTCCGCCCCCGCGCCCCGGCGGGCGCGACGCAGCCGACGGGTCGTCGCGAGCGGCGTCGTCACGCCGCCGTCCTCGACGTCCGAGGGGCAGCAGCAGTAG
- a CDS encoding peptidase E encodes MPADSPTILATSGGYVPGRRTQLELGPLVHHAVELSGVSGRAPRLGYLGTAAGDQRWAIAERHEAARLAGYELNPLRLFTMPNVDDVEGYLLEQDVVWVDGGSVANLLAVWRVHGLDAIFRRVWEAGVVLAGVSAGSICWHTSGTTDSFGPELRAVHDGLGLVPYANGVHYDSEPRRRPLVHELVAAGELGTTYCTDDGVGLLYRGTELAEAVTEVPGKGAYVVTRGPDGAAVEERIEPRLLRRG; translated from the coding sequence GTGCCCGCCGACTCCCCCACCATCCTCGCCACGTCGGGCGGGTACGTCCCCGGACGCCGCACCCAGCTCGAGCTCGGTCCGCTGGTGCACCACGCGGTCGAGCTGTCCGGGGTGAGTGGGCGAGCGCCCCGGCTGGGCTACCTCGGCACCGCCGCCGGCGACCAGCGCTGGGCGATCGCCGAGCGCCACGAGGCGGCGCGCCTGGCCGGGTACGAGCTGAACCCGCTGCGGCTGTTCACCATGCCCAACGTCGACGACGTCGAGGGGTACCTGCTCGAGCAGGACGTCGTGTGGGTGGACGGCGGGTCGGTGGCCAACCTCCTCGCGGTGTGGCGCGTGCACGGACTGGACGCGATCTTCCGCCGCGTGTGGGAGGCCGGCGTCGTGCTGGCCGGCGTCAGCGCCGGCTCGATCTGTTGGCACACCTCGGGCACGACCGACTCCTTCGGACCCGAGCTGCGCGCCGTCCACGACGGCCTGGGCCTGGTGCCGTACGCCAACGGGGTGCACTACGACTCCGAGCCGCGCCGCCGCCCGCTGGTGCACGAGCTCGTCGCCGCCGGGGAGCTGGGCACCACGTACTGCACGGACGACGGCGTCGGGCTGCTCTACCGCGGCACCGAGCTGGCCGAGGCGGTGACGGAGGTGCCGGGCAAGGGCGCGTACGTGGTCACTCGCGGTCCGGACGGCGCCGCGGTGGAGGAACGCATCGAGCCGCGGCTGCTTCGGCGCGGCTGA
- a CDS encoding DUF6318 family protein: protein MVLGERRPRTIVGATAALTLSILLGGCTDGSAGTPTPTVSASEAPSVEPSSAAPEPTTTAPSAEVEKPVPPEAMRRDDVAGAEAAAQYFLKLYQYAYASGSTAEIRAMSDPECDFCTDVVSDVEELYGAGGSAEGGDFSVLDATAHPPLQGNEYFRVDLLAEEGPSRRVEGSGSSSTASGGRSVLIFAIGRAVDEWLVREVQVEDGEALG from the coding sequence ATGGTGCTGGGGGAGAGACGACCGCGGACGATCGTCGGGGCGACGGCGGCGCTGACGCTGTCCATCCTGCTCGGCGGGTGCACGGACGGCTCCGCGGGAACGCCGACCCCTACCGTCTCCGCTTCGGAGGCGCCGTCGGTGGAGCCGTCCAGCGCGGCGCCCGAGCCGACGACCACCGCGCCGTCGGCGGAGGTCGAGAAGCCCGTACCACCGGAGGCGATGCGCCGCGACGACGTCGCCGGCGCGGAGGCCGCGGCGCAGTACTTCCTTAAGTTGTATCAGTACGCCTATGCCAGTGGAAGTACCGCTGAAATCCGCGCGATGTCGGATCCGGAGTGTGACTTCTGTACGGACGTCGTCTCAGACGTGGAGGAGCTTTATGGTGCGGGCGGATCGGCTGAAGGTGGTGACTTTTCAGTCCTCGACGCGACCGCCCATCCACCTTTGCAGGGCAATGAGTACTTCCGTGTAGACCTGCTGGCGGAGGAAGGACCGTCCCGAAGGGTCGAAGGTTCGGGCTCGTCCAGCACGGCTTCGGGTGGAAGGAGCGTCTTGATCTTCGCAATCGGTCGTGCAGTGGACGAGTGGCTGGTGAGGGAGGTGCAGGTTGAGGACGGAGAAGCGCTCGGCTAG
- a CDS encoding sugar ABC transporter permease has translation MRGPGGPAPVRRRSRYGLTPYWFLLPALVVYALFLLYPLGRAVQISLYDWDGLSLATFVGLANYADVLTDDRLRSAFGHSLVLIFFFAVLPLGIGLVLAALLTRGQVRGMGFFRTVIFLPQVIAMVVVAVAWRQIYAPDGQLNTLLRAVGLDALTRTWLGDFTLTLPAVGLIGTWVSTGLVTVLLMAGMSRIPTELYEAATLDGAGAVRSFLFITVPSVRAEVVVALTMTIIAALKTFDLVYVTTSGGPGATTTVPSFEVYRRAFQLGEVGSAAAVAVVLTVLIFGINIAVNRIGERES, from the coding sequence GTGCGGGGCCCGGGCGGCCCCGCACCGGTCCGTCGGCGGAGCCGTTACGGCCTGACGCCCTACTGGTTCCTGCTGCCCGCGCTCGTCGTCTACGCCCTGTTCCTGCTCTACCCCCTCGGCCGGGCCGTGCAGATCTCCCTGTACGACTGGGACGGGCTGAGCCTGGCGACGTTCGTGGGGCTGGCGAACTACGCCGACGTCCTCACCGACGACCGGCTCCGCAGCGCCTTCGGGCACTCCCTCGTGCTCATCTTCTTCTTCGCGGTCCTGCCGCTGGGCATCGGGCTCGTCCTGGCCGCCCTGCTCACCCGCGGCCAGGTCCGGGGTATGGGGTTCTTCCGCACGGTCATCTTCCTCCCGCAGGTCATCGCGATGGTCGTGGTCGCCGTCGCGTGGCGCCAGATCTACGCACCGGACGGGCAGCTCAACACGCTGTTGCGCGCAGTGGGCCTCGACGCCCTCACGCGCACCTGGCTGGGGGACTTCACCCTCACGCTCCCCGCCGTCGGGCTGATCGGCACGTGGGTCTCCACGGGCCTGGTGACGGTCCTGCTCATGGCCGGGATGTCGCGGATCCCGACGGAGCTGTACGAGGCCGCCACCCTCGACGGCGCCGGCGCGGTGCGCAGCTTCCTCTTCATCACGGTGCCGTCGGTGCGGGCGGAGGTCGTCGTCGCCCTGACGATGACCATCATCGCCGCGCTGAAGACCTTCGACCTCGTCTACGTCACCACCTCCGGCGGGCCGGGGGCGACGACGACGGTCCCCAGCTTCGAGGTCTACCGTCGGGCGTTCCAGCTCGGCGAGGTCGGCTCCGCAGCGGCGGTCGCCGTCGTCCTGACCGTCCTCATCTTCGGGATCAACATCGCAGTGAACCGCATCGGGGAGCGGGAGTCATGA
- a CDS encoding SDR family oxidoreductase, with the protein MRIVIAGGHGKIALILTRQLAGRGDEVVGLVRNPAHEADVRDAGGEPVLLDLETAALEDVAGILRGADAVVFAAGAGAGSGAARKDTVDRGAAVLLADAAERAGVRRYVMISSMGAATGGEPGMDEVFAAYLDAKKAADEDLMSRDLDWTVIRPGGLTDDPGTGTVSVGRPGRGTIPREDVARVVVAALDDPATAGVVTEVVSGPHRVAVALADLTD; encoded by the coding sequence ATGAGAATCGTCATCGCCGGTGGACACGGCAAGATCGCCCTCATCCTGACCCGGCAGCTCGCCGGCCGCGGCGACGAGGTGGTGGGCCTGGTCCGCAACCCCGCCCACGAGGCGGACGTGCGCGACGCCGGCGGCGAGCCGGTGCTGCTCGACCTCGAGACGGCGGCCCTCGAGGACGTCGCCGGCATCCTCCGTGGTGCCGACGCCGTCGTCTTCGCCGCCGGGGCCGGGGCGGGCAGCGGCGCCGCCCGCAAGGACACGGTCGACCGGGGCGCGGCCGTCCTCCTCGCCGACGCCGCCGAGCGCGCCGGGGTGCGCCGGTACGTCATGATCTCGTCCATGGGCGCCGCCACCGGCGGCGAGCCGGGCATGGACGAGGTCTTCGCCGCCTACCTCGACGCGAAGAAGGCCGCCGACGAGGACCTCATGTCCCGCGACCTCGACTGGACCGTCATCCGTCCGGGCGGACTGACCGACGACCCGGGCACCGGAACGGTCAGCGTGGGTCGCCCCGGCCGGGGCACGATCCCGCGCGAGGACGTCGCGCGCGTCGTCGTCGCCGCCCTGGACGACCCGGCCACGGCCGGGGTGGTCACCGAGGTCGTCTCCGGGCCGCACCGGGTGGCAGTCGCCCTGGCGGATCTGACCGACTGA
- a CDS encoding extracellular solute-binding protein: MTSSLRHARGGVGVAALAVASLALAACTPGSNTGSEETSEPTTGEAAEVVTDISDLEDQTLVVWDQEVRGGQNEQMERLNEAFMEQYPNITIERNSQAFEDLETTLPLALTGDDAPDVVQANNSRGQMGRFVGAGQLVPLDPWAEAYGWTERYPESVLQYSSYSEDGATFGDGNLYGMPQVGEIVGVYYSKPKLEELGLEVPETWADFEAQLATIKDAGETPLLLGNIEQWPALHVFGPVQGAYVDTAEIRTLGFGNEGASWTADSNLQAAATIQEWAEAGYFNEGFNGADYDAVWQSLTEGGGVYLIGGSWLAADLEAAMGEDVGFFPPPPVEGAGTSVTTGGTGLPFTITSAAETPDVAAAYIDFITSADAMAILAETGNMPVVETAEHLPEGGVQSEIFTAFDEVSQNDGLVPYLDYATPTMAETIGQALQALMAGEMTPEEFTEAVEADYADFVASNQ, from the coding sequence ATGACCAGCTCACTGCGCCACGCGCGCGGCGGCGTCGGGGTGGCCGCGCTCGCGGTCGCGTCCCTCGCCCTCGCAGCCTGCACCCCTGGCTCCAACACCGGCTCGGAGGAGACCTCGGAGCCCACCACCGGCGAGGCCGCCGAGGTGGTCACCGACATCTCGGACCTCGAGGACCAGACCCTCGTGGTGTGGGACCAGGAGGTCCGCGGGGGGCAGAACGAGCAGATGGAGCGCCTCAACGAGGCCTTCATGGAGCAGTACCCGAACATCACCATCGAGCGGAACTCCCAGGCCTTCGAGGACCTCGAGACCACGCTGCCCCTGGCCCTCACGGGTGACGACGCCCCCGACGTCGTGCAGGCGAACAACTCCCGCGGCCAGATGGGCCGGTTCGTCGGTGCCGGCCAGCTCGTCCCGCTGGACCCGTGGGCCGAGGCCTACGGCTGGACCGAGCGCTACCCCGAGTCGGTCCTGCAGTACTCCAGCTACAGCGAGGACGGCGCGACGTTCGGCGACGGCAACCTCTACGGCATGCCGCAGGTCGGCGAGATCGTCGGCGTCTACTACTCCAAGCCCAAGCTCGAGGAGCTCGGCCTGGAGGTCCCCGAGACGTGGGCCGACTTCGAGGCCCAGCTCGCCACCATCAAGGACGCCGGAGAGACCCCGCTCCTGCTGGGCAACATCGAGCAGTGGCCCGCTCTTCACGTCTTCGGCCCCGTCCAGGGTGCCTACGTCGACACGGCCGAGATCCGCACCCTCGGCTTCGGCAACGAGGGAGCCAGCTGGACCGCCGACTCCAACCTCCAGGCGGCCGCGACCATCCAGGAGTGGGCCGAGGCCGGCTACTTCAACGAGGGCTTCAACGGCGCCGACTACGACGCCGTCTGGCAGTCCCTCACGGAAGGCGGCGGCGTCTACCTCATCGGCGGCTCGTGGCTCGCGGCCGACCTCGAGGCCGCCATGGGCGAGGACGTCGGCTTCTTCCCGCCGCCGCCGGTCGAGGGCGCCGGGACGTCGGTGACCACCGGTGGCACGGGCCTGCCCTTCACCATCACCTCCGCGGCCGAGACGCCCGACGTCGCGGCGGCGTACATCGACTTCATCACCAGCGCCGACGCCATGGCGATCCTCGCCGAGACCGGCAACATGCCGGTCGTGGAGACGGCGGAGCACCTGCCCGAGGGCGGGGTCCAGTCGGAGATCTTCACCGCGTTCGACGAGGTCAGCCAGAACGACGGCCTCGTGCCCTACCTCGACTACGCCACCCCCACGATGGCGGAGACCATCGGGCAGGCCCTTCAGGCCCTCATGGCGGGGGAGATGACCCCGGAGGAGTTCACCGAGGCCGTCGAAGCGGACTATGCGGACTTCGTCGCCTCCAACCAGTGA
- a CDS encoding carbohydrate ABC transporter permease, translating to MRISAGERATNYAILILFALVALAPVLTILQAALAPETPQDALTGPPLHVENFGRAWEQGRFSEYMLNSVVVGVIVVSMATTFSIMAGYAFGAFTFRGSQPLFYLFLLGIMVPTEAIVVPLFFDLQALGLTNTVWAIALPQVAQSVAFGTFWMRAYFRGANRSLIEAARLDGAGHHRVLWQVLVPVARPAIVTLVLLTFMWTWNEFLIPLVMSPNAQLRTAPLGLALFQGQYVQGTTLLAAAAVLVALPVVVLYLVLQRHFIQGMLEGAVRE from the coding sequence ATGAGGATCTCCGCGGGGGAGCGCGCCACCAACTACGCCATCCTCATCCTCTTCGCCCTTGTCGCGCTGGCGCCCGTCCTGACGATCCTCCAGGCGGCGCTCGCGCCCGAGACACCCCAGGACGCTCTGACGGGACCTCCGCTCCACGTGGAGAACTTCGGCCGCGCCTGGGAGCAGGGCCGGTTCAGCGAGTACATGCTCAACTCGGTCGTCGTGGGCGTCATCGTCGTCTCGATGGCCACGACCTTCTCGATCATGGCGGGGTACGCCTTCGGGGCGTTCACGTTCCGCGGCTCCCAGCCGCTGTTCTACCTGTTCCTGCTGGGCATCATGGTGCCCACCGAGGCCATCGTCGTGCCGCTGTTCTTCGACCTCCAGGCACTCGGGCTCACCAACACCGTGTGGGCGATCGCCCTGCCGCAGGTGGCCCAGTCGGTGGCGTTCGGCACCTTCTGGATGCGGGCGTACTTCCGGGGCGCGAACCGCTCGCTCATCGAGGCCGCGCGGCTGGACGGTGCCGGGCACCACCGGGTGCTGTGGCAGGTGCTCGTCCCGGTCGCGCGCCCCGCGATCGTCACGCTCGTCCTGCTGACGTTCATGTGGACGTGGAACGAGTTCCTCATCCCGCTGGTGATGTCGCCCAACGCTCAGCTGCGCACCGCGCCGCTCGGGCTCGCGCTCTTCCAGGGCCAGTACGTCCAGGGCACCACGCTGCTCGCCGCCGCGGCCGTCCTCGTGGCCCTGCCCGTCGTGGTGCTCTACCTCGTCCTCCAGCGCCACTTCATCCAGGGGATGCTCGAGGGAGCGGTGCGCGAGTAG
- a CDS encoding cytochrome ubiquinol oxidase subunit I, with the protein METLDLARWQFGITTVYHFVLVPLTIGLAPLVAGMHTAWVRTGKEHWHRLTKFFGKILLINFALGVATGIVQEFQFGMNWSEYSRFVGDIFGAPLAVEALAAFFLESTFLGLWIFGEGKLPRWLHSLSIWMVAVGSTISAYWILAANSWMQHPVGAVYNPETGRAELDGVGGFLEVMTNNTLIAAFSHTITSAFLVGGTFVAGICGWWIVRSVRAGRENEARQVWRRGAYVGLVTIVLAGIGVVGTGDIQGKLMYEQQPMKMSAAEALCEGTEGASFSLLTIGDLSNSCESAHAILEIPGLTSFLGTGSFSGPESYLPGVNDIQAEYTERYSDAFGEVDYTPNLMVTYWSFRLMIGLAVFSAALALAGLWLLRRGRVTDKMWFSRLSLLALPMPFLAASFGWIFTEMGRQPWVVHPNPANPVDQVYLLTQNGVSTVVSAGSVITSLVVFTLLYAALGVVWFMLIRRYVREGVRPLPEDVTDAPQGTDEPAPTLSFAY; encoded by the coding sequence GTGGAGACACTCGACCTGGCTCGGTGGCAGTTCGGCATCACGACCGTCTACCACTTCGTCCTCGTCCCGCTGACGATCGGCCTGGCGCCCCTGGTGGCCGGAATGCACACCGCGTGGGTGCGCACCGGCAAGGAGCACTGGCACCGCCTGACGAAGTTCTTCGGCAAGATCCTCCTCATCAACTTCGCCCTGGGTGTGGCCACGGGCATCGTGCAGGAGTTCCAGTTCGGGATGAACTGGTCGGAGTACTCCCGCTTCGTCGGCGACATCTTCGGCGCCCCGCTGGCCGTGGAGGCGCTCGCCGCGTTCTTCCTCGAGTCGACGTTCCTCGGGCTGTGGATCTTCGGCGAGGGCAAGCTGCCCCGCTGGCTGCACAGCCTCTCCATCTGGATGGTGGCGGTGGGCTCGACGATCTCCGCGTACTGGATCCTCGCGGCGAACTCGTGGATGCAGCACCCGGTCGGCGCGGTCTACAACCCCGAGACGGGCCGGGCCGAGCTCGACGGCGTCGGCGGCTTCCTCGAGGTGATGACGAACAACACCCTCATCGCCGCGTTCTCGCACACCATCACGTCGGCGTTCCTCGTCGGCGGGACGTTCGTCGCCGGCATCTGCGGCTGGTGGATCGTGCGCTCGGTGCGCGCCGGACGGGAGAACGAGGCGCGACAGGTGTGGCGCCGCGGCGCGTACGTCGGCCTCGTCACGATCGTCCTGGCCGGGATCGGCGTCGTCGGGACCGGCGACATCCAGGGCAAGCTCATGTACGAGCAGCAGCCCATGAAGATGTCCGCCGCCGAGGCGCTGTGCGAGGGCACCGAGGGGGCCTCGTTCTCGCTGCTGACCATCGGCGACCTGTCCAACAGCTGCGAGAGCGCCCACGCCATCCTCGAGATCCCGGGCCTGACCTCCTTCCTCGGCACCGGCTCCTTCAGCGGCCCGGAGAGCTACCTCCCCGGCGTCAACGACATCCAGGCCGAGTACACCGAGCGCTACTCCGACGCCTTCGGCGAGGTCGACTACACCCCCAACCTCATGGTCACGTACTGGAGCTTCCGGCTCATGATCGGGCTGGCGGTCTTCTCCGCCGCCCTGGCGCTGGCCGGCCTGTGGCTCCTGCGCAGGGGCCGGGTCACCGACAAGATGTGGTTCTCCCGGCTGAGCCTGCTGGCCCTGCCCATGCCGTTCCTCGCGGCGTCCTTCGGCTGGATCTTCACCGAGATGGGCCGCCAGCCCTGGGTGGTCCACCCCAACCCCGCCAACCCGGTCGACCAGGTGTACCTCCTCACCCAGAACGGGGTCTCCACGGTCGTCTCGGCCGGCTCGGTCATCACCTCGCTGGTGGTCTTCACGCTGCTGTACGCGGCGCTCGGCGTGGTGTGGTTCATGCTCATCCGGCGCTACGTCCGCGAAGGGGTGCGCCCGCTGCCCGAGGACGTCACCGACGCGCCGCAGGGCACCGACGAGCCCGCACCGACCCTGTCCTTCGCGTACTGA